Proteins encoded together in one Chitinophaga sp. LS1 window:
- the fumC gene encoding class II fumarate hydratase, whose product MEYRIEKDTMGEVQVPVDAYYGAQTQRSIDNFRIAQDINRMPKEIIQAFAYLKKAAALTNLDAGVLSQEKATLIGNACDEILAGKLDDQFPLVVWQTGSGTQSNMNVNEVIAYRAHVNNGGKLTDKDKAIHPNDDVNKSQSSNDTFPTAMHIAAYKMLIEVTIPGIKKLRATLAEKAEAFKHVVKIGRTHFMDATPLTLGQEISGYVSQLDHGLRAINNTLAHLSELALGGTAVGTGINTPKGYSENVAKHIANLTGLPFITAENKFEALAAHDAIVEAHGALKTVAVSLMKIANDIRMLSSGPRSGIGELHIPDNEPGSSIMPGKVNPTQCEALTMIAAQVMGNDVAINIGGATGHFELNVFKPVMIYNFLHSARLIGDGCVSFNDKCATGLEPIEANIKKHVDNSLMLVTALNTKIGYYKAAEIAQKAHKEGTTLKEMAVKLGYVKPEEFDAWVNPIDMVGEI is encoded by the coding sequence ATGGAATATAGAATAGAGAAAGACACGATGGGCGAAGTACAGGTACCAGTAGACGCATATTATGGTGCTCAAACCCAACGTTCTATCGACAATTTCAGGATAGCACAGGATATTAACAGAATGCCTAAAGAAATCATTCAGGCATTTGCTTACCTCAAAAAAGCAGCAGCACTCACCAATCTGGATGCTGGCGTTCTCTCCCAGGAAAAGGCCACGCTGATCGGCAACGCCTGCGATGAAATTCTCGCTGGCAAACTGGACGACCAGTTCCCACTGGTAGTTTGGCAGACAGGCTCAGGTACCCAGTCCAACATGAACGTAAATGAAGTGATCGCTTACCGTGCCCATGTAAACAATGGTGGTAAACTCACTGATAAAGATAAAGCGATACACCCGAATGATGATGTGAACAAATCACAGTCATCCAATGATACTTTCCCAACCGCTATGCACATTGCGGCGTACAAAATGCTGATCGAGGTAACCATCCCAGGGATCAAAAAGCTCCGTGCTACCCTGGCTGAAAAGGCAGAAGCCTTCAAGCACGTGGTGAAAATAGGCCGTACCCACTTTATGGATGCGACCCCGCTCACCCTGGGTCAGGAAATAAGTGGTTATGTATCACAGCTGGACCACGGGCTGAGAGCCATCAACAATACCCTCGCTCACCTGAGCGAACTGGCATTGGGTGGTACTGCCGTAGGTACTGGTATCAATACCCCTAAAGGTTATTCTGAGAATGTAGCGAAACACATCGCGAACCTCACCGGTCTGCCTTTCATCACTGCTGAAAACAAATTTGAAGCCCTGGCAGCACACGATGCAATCGTAGAAGCACATGGCGCCCTCAAAACTGTAGCAGTGAGCCTCATGAAGATCGCAAACGATATTCGTATGCTTAGCTCCGGCCCACGCTCCGGTATAGGTGAACTCCACATTCCTGACAATGAACCAGGTTCTTCTATCATGCCAGGTAAAGTGAACCCTACACAGTGTGAAGCCCTCACGATGATTGCTGCACAGGTAATGGGTAATGACGTAGCAATCAACATTGGTGGTGCTACCGGTCACTTTGAACTGAATGTGTTCAAGCCTGTAATGATCTATAATTTCCTGCACTCTGCACGCCTGATCGGCGATGGTTGTGTAAGCTTCAATGATAAATGTGCGACCGGTCTGGAACCAATCGAAGCAAATATCAAGAAGCATGTGGATAACTCACTGATGCTGGTAACTGCACTGAACACGAAGATCGGTTACTACAAAGCTGCTGAGATTGCGCAGAAAGCACATAAAGAAGGGACTACACTGAAGGAAATGGCGGTGAAACTGGGATATGTAAAACCAGAAGAATTTGATGCGTGGGTAAACCCAATTGATATGGTCGGAGAGATTTAG